The sequence below is a genomic window from Candidatus Methylomirabilota bacterium.
CCGGCGTCAGGCTGCCGTGCAACACGGTGACCGCGCGTCCCCCGACACGCACGCGGGTGGCGCGGCCGGTGGCCGTCGTCGCCTCGACCCGGAGGCGGCCGGGGCGCCCCAGGCCGTCGCCCTGCTCGGCGGTGAACCGCGTGCGGTCGCCGCGCACGTCGAGCGCGCCGGCCTCCAGCAGCCAGACCGCCATCGGCGAGTGCACCGAGCCGGTCGCGATGTCCTCGGGCAGGCCGTAGTGGGGAGCGAAGAATCGGCAGTGCGTGCCGGAGTCGGCGTCCACCGTCTCGCGCGAGACGCAGCAGACGCCGCGCGCCTTCTGTCCGCTGCGGAGGGCGGCCAGGCGGCTCATGTCGGGCTGGAGCGCGCGGAGCGTCGCGAGATCGCGCAGGGGCAGCAGGAGGTCCCCGTCGGACGTCGCGGCCGGCCGGGCCCAGCCGGCGAGCCCGGCGCGAGGGAGCCCGATGGCGTCCAGGATCTGGATCACGTCGTGGTCGGGCACCGTGCAGGCGGGCAGGGGCGGCTCGAGCCACATGAGCGCGGGCCCCTTGCCCCGCTCGATCTCCACGCGGAGCCGGCCGGCCGGGGTGTCGAACGTCACCCGGGCGCCGGGCACGCGGCCCGCCTCCACCAGCGCGTGGGTCGCGCACAGGGCGGTGTGGCCCGAGTAGGCGACCGGGCGCTTCGGGGTGAACATGCGGAGCCGCCAGTCCGCGTCGGCGCCCCGCGGCGCGGACACGAAGGCGGTGCCGGGCACGAGCATCTCGCCGGCGATGCGCTGCATGGCGGCCTCGTCGAGGTGCTCGGCGTCCAGGACGGCGGCCGCCGGATTGCCCGCGAACGGCTGCGTGGTGAAGATGTCGGCCTGGATGACCGGGATCGGCGCGATCACGGTCGGATGCGCGCGCGCAGCCGCCGCGCCTGGCGCCCGAGCGCGCGCGTGGACCACACCGTGCCGAGCGAGTGCGCCATCAGACCGTAGACCGCGACGCGCGGCACCTTGAGCGTCACCGCGGGATCGAGCCAGCCCGGCGTGGCGGCCAGCCGGTCGAGCGTTCGCAGCCCGATGAGCAGCGGCCAGGCGCAGGCCAGGCGCATGCGCGCCTCCCGGCGCGGGATCGCGAACGTGTACTGCCAGCCCGCCTCGTAGTGATCGAGCGCGCGGTTGAGCCATTCCATCAGGAGCGGGCGCACCGCGGCGTCGCGCGCCGGGTCGAGCAGGTCGCGCGGCTCGAGCCCGAGGCGGGCCAGGTCCTGGCGGGGCAGGTAGCAGCGGCCCTGACGCAGGTCCCGCGGCAGGTCGCGCAGCACGTTGGTGAGCTGGAGCCCTTTGCCGAGCCGCACGCCGAGCGCGCGCATGCGGGGCAGGTCCCAGCGACGCAGGCGCGGGCGATGGGCCACGTGCACCTCGGTCCAGAACTCGCCCACGCAGCCCGCCACCAGATAGGTGTAACGATCGAGATCCTCCGCGGTCTCCAGCGCGGCCAGCTTGCCCTCGTCCTCGCCCGGGAAGACACGCAGGTCCTGGATCTGGCCCTCGATGATCGTGGAGAGCACCGCGCGGACCCGACCGCGATCGGGTCCGGGCAGCGCGCGAAAGGCGGTCAGGCACTCGGGCAGCCGCTCCAGCAGCGAGCGCTCGGATGCGAGTGTCTGGGACCCGGCGGTGGCGCCCGCCACCGCGGCGACCGAGCCGCCGCCGTCGTCGAGCGCCGCGCGCAGGCGCTCGAGATGCCCGATACGCGCGGCGCGCTCGATCAGACGGGTGTCGGCGATGGTGTCGGAGGCACGCGCGAGCAGGTAGGCGAGGCCGATGGTCGGGCGCACCGCCTTCGGCAGGACCGCGACGGAGAGGTAGAAGGATCGGCTCACCCGCCGGAGGAGGGCGGTCGTGAGTTCGCCGCCCGCCACGGCGACTAGTCGAGATCCAGCGGATTCAGGGGACGGCCCGGCATGTCCTTGGCCTTCTTCACCCCCTCCTGGAACATCTTGTCCAGGACCCGCGCCTTCTTCTCCTGGGCCTTCAGCTCGTCCTTGAAGCGCTCGGCCCGGCGCTGCGCCGCCCCCTTCAGCGAGCTGAGCGCGTCGTCGAGGCCGATGCCCGACTTGGGCCGGGGCGGCGCTTCGTGAGCGATGACCGCCTCGAGCGACGGATCGATGGTGAGGAGGCCGTTGCA
It includes:
- a CDS encoding PhzF family phenazine biosynthesis protein, whose protein sequence is MIAPIPVIQADIFTTQPFAGNPAAAVLDAEHLDEAAMQRIAGEMLVPGTAFVSAPRGADADWRLRMFTPKRPVAYSGHTALCATHALVEAGRVPGARVTFDTPAGRLRVEIERGKGPALMWLEPPLPACTVPDHDVIQILDAIGLPRAGLAGWARPAATSDGDLLLPLRDLATLRALQPDMSRLAALRSGQKARGVCCVSRETVDADSGTHCRFFAPHYGLPEDIATGSVHSPMAVWLLEAGALDVRGDRTRFTAEQGDGLGRPGRLRVEATTATGRATRVRVGGRAVTVLHGSLTPGP
- a CDS encoding phytoene/squalene synthase family protein translates to MAGGELTTALLRRVSRSFYLSVAVLPKAVRPTIGLAYLLARASDTIADTRLIERAARIGHLERLRAALDDGGGSVAAVAGATAGSQTLASERSLLERLPECLTAFRALPGPDRGRVRAVLSTIIEGQIQDLRVFPGEDEGKLAALETAEDLDRYTYLVAGCVGEFWTEVHVAHRPRLRRWDLPRMRALGVRLGKGLQLTNVLRDLPRDLRQGRCYLPRQDLARLGLEPRDLLDPARDAAVRPLLMEWLNRALDHYEAGWQYTFAIPRREARMRLACAWPLLIGLRTLDRLAATPGWLDPAVTLKVPRVAVYGLMAHSLGTVWSTRALGRQARRLRARIRP